A stretch of the Cytobacillus luteolus genome encodes the following:
- a CDS encoding cysteine desulfurase-like protein, with translation MSAQFSIEKVRSQFPALKRTYKGKQVVYFDGPGGSQVLQTVIDAISSYMARGGGNLHGQFPSSVETEEHLSNARQAVADLLGASSDEVAFGQNSTSLAFSIARSLSKTWGSEDNIVVTEMDHRCNVDSWVSAANDKGVDVRFIPVDEGKLTLDLSDLGTIITSNTKLVAVTLASNAVGTITDMRKIKERAEEVGAIVVIDAVHAVPHIAINRDELGADILLCSAYKFFGPHVGIAVVKKDLFEKLQVYKLNPAPTYIPDKLETGTQNHEALAAIPAVVEFIASFGNGSTVRERIVSGFDAIGEHEDKLATKLRDGLSKHPTVTLYQADKETRKTPTIAFTINGFHATDVCKWLAEEHSIFTADGHFYATTLAEKLGINQMGGWIRVGLAPYNSEEEVNRFLEAIDSLVSSKLSV, from the coding sequence ATGTCTGCTCAATTTTCAATTGAAAAGGTTAGAAGTCAATTTCCAGCACTTAAGCGAACTTATAAGGGAAAACAAGTTGTTTACTTTGATGGACCTGGTGGTTCACAGGTACTGCAAACTGTAATTGATGCAATAAGTAGTTATATGGCTAGAGGAGGAGGGAATCTGCACGGACAATTTCCATCTAGTGTTGAAACAGAAGAACACCTTTCAAATGCACGTCAAGCTGTTGCTGACCTATTGGGTGCAAGTTCTGATGAGGTTGCATTTGGACAAAACTCTACGAGTCTTGCTTTTTCAATTGCTCGTTCACTTAGTAAGACATGGGGGAGCGAAGATAATATCGTAGTAACGGAAATGGATCACCGCTGTAATGTTGATAGCTGGGTGAGTGCTGCAAATGATAAAGGAGTAGATGTGAGGTTTATCCCTGTAGATGAAGGGAAATTAACTTTAGATCTATCAGACTTAGGTACAATTATTACCTCTAACACAAAGCTAGTAGCCGTTACCTTGGCTTCAAACGCAGTGGGGACAATAACGGATATGAGAAAAATTAAAGAAAGAGCTGAAGAGGTTGGTGCAATCGTTGTGATTGATGCAGTTCATGCAGTTCCTCATATTGCTATTAATCGTGATGAACTTGGAGCCGATATATTGCTTTGTTCAGCATACAAGTTTTTCGGACCACATGTAGGTATAGCGGTAGTAAAAAAGGATTTGTTTGAAAAGCTACAAGTTTACAAATTAAACCCAGCACCTACGTACATACCCGACAAGCTTGAGACAGGTACACAAAACCATGAGGCGTTAGCAGCCATTCCAGCTGTTGTTGAATTTATTGCTAGTTTTGGCAATGGTTCGACAGTACGCGAAAGGATTGTAAGCGGCTTTGATGCGATTGGGGAGCATGAGGATAAGCTGGCAACAAAGCTTAGAGATGGACTAAGTAAGCATCCTACAGTGACCCTATATCAGGCTGATAAAGAAACTCGCAAAACACCAACGATTGCTTTCACAATTAATGGGTTTCATGCAACAGATGTGTGCAAATGGTTGGCAGAGGAACATTCTATCTTCACGGCAGATGGACACTTCTATGCTACGACTCTAGCTGAAAAATTAGGAATAAATCAAATGGGTGGCTGGATACGTGTGGGGTTAGCACCATACAATAGCGAGGAAGAAGTAAACAGATTCCTAGAGGCCATTGACTCCTTAGTCTCTAGCAAACTATCTGTTTAG
- a CDS encoding Crp/Fnr family transcriptional regulator — MSYHHQLNCIRLVPIFQGMSIEEIEVLEKVCHIRKFNKGEFVFREGDSSETLYIVGQGLVKITKISEDGKEQIVRLLFPGDFFGQSALLKTENHYANAITLDQSELCTIHKQDFLMAIRRNPDISFRYILALNERLHQADEWVSLLSLLDVEQRLASVLLLFSEKMNITGGTFTLPISKKVLATLIGTTPETISRKLVAFVNENIITMNGQREIQILNYEALKRKTK, encoded by the coding sequence ATGTCCTATCACCATCAATTAAACTGCATACGTCTTGTTCCGATCTTTCAAGGGATGAGCATTGAAGAAATAGAAGTACTCGAAAAAGTTTGCCATATACGAAAGTTTAACAAAGGGGAATTTGTGTTTAGAGAAGGTGATTCCTCTGAAACTCTGTATATTGTGGGTCAGGGATTGGTGAAGATTACCAAAATTTCTGAGGATGGAAAAGAACAAATCGTCCGATTGCTTTTCCCGGGAGATTTTTTCGGTCAATCTGCTTTATTAAAAACAGAAAATCATTATGCAAACGCAATAACATTGGATCAATCAGAGCTATGCACCATCCACAAACAGGATTTTCTAATGGCAATCAGGCGAAATCCAGATATTTCGTTTCGCTATATCCTTGCCTTGAATGAACGGTTACATCAGGCCGACGAATGGGTAAGCCTCTTGAGCCTGCTGGATGTTGAACAACGCTTAGCAAGTGTGCTACTGCTATTTAGCGAAAAAATGAACATCACGGGTGGAACATTCACTCTTCCAATTTCTAAGAAAGTACTTGCAACACTCATTGGCACTACCCCAGAAACCATTAGCCGTAAACTGGTTGCCTTCGTAAACGAAAACATCATCACCATGAATGGGCAACGAGAAATCCAAATACTAAACTACGAAGCTCTCAAACGAAAAACAAAATAA
- a CDS encoding 2-oxoglutarate dehydrogenase E1 component, whose amino-acid sequence MNRFNKNSKWDEFYGPNMGYLYDVYEQYQEDPESVDESMKKLFEELGAPPFREPSEQPTATNVDDIQKIISTMKLFQSIRVSGHLAASIYPVENKSGDSYKLLDPAHFNLTKEDLVQIPAEYVWEDKPYFLKNSWEAYLHLKNVYTKSIAYEFGHIHAEEEKKWLDQYVEQNRLSTAISNSEKIALLERLFQVDNFEKFLHKTFVGQKRFSIEGIDMLVPMLDKLIQAGIEDGTENIMIGMAHRGRLNVLAHVLEKPYELIFSEFHHSPNKELIPSEGSRGINYGWSGDVKYHLGANRKVKGEKNNTIHVSLANNPSHLEFVNPVVQGVTRASQDNRKTTGFPDHNKEASFSVLIHGDAAFPGEGVVAETLNLSRLKGYETGGTIHIIANNLLGFTTNYTDSRSTKYASDLAKGFEIPIIHVNADDPESCLAVMIFANRYRKKFKKDILIDLIGYRRYGHNEMDDPNVTQPKLYEIINKHPRIAKKYASQLISENVISENVAKEKEEAHMKQLQKIFDDLKVKDETDFKKSAVPKAVAEGIPKVDTTVSERLLKSMNTNLLKWPETLNVYPKLEKILKKRENAFDEGSKVDWALAETLSFGSILSDGVPIRLTGQDSERGTFAHRHLVLNDQDTNEKYIPLHHLPEANASFAIHNSPLSEVAVLGYEYGYSVQAPDALVMWEAQFGDFVNVAQVIIDQFISSGRAKWGQKSSLVMLLPHGYEGQGPEHSSARMERFLQAAAENNWTVANVTSAAQYFHILRRQAMTSRMEEARPLIIMTPKSLLRHPKSGSVGSEFSSGGFKSLLEQEGTGSTPEKVKRLVLCSGKVAVDLATKVDEMSSVELESVHIARIEQLYPFPRVELEKLIKRFPNLDEVVWVQEEPKNMGSWLFVQSILSEVLPEDLTIDYIGRPDRSSPATGDPQVHKQEQAWIVEKALTVHKGGENR is encoded by the coding sequence ATGAATCGTTTTAACAAGAATAGTAAATGGGATGAGTTTTATGGTCCGAATATGGGCTATTTATATGATGTATATGAACAATATCAAGAAGATCCTGAGTCAGTTGATGAATCCATGAAAAAATTATTTGAGGAACTAGGTGCTCCTCCGTTTCGGGAACCAAGCGAACAGCCTACTGCTACCAACGTAGATGATATTCAAAAAATCATCTCAACAATGAAGCTTTTTCAATCAATACGGGTAAGTGGACATTTGGCAGCGAGCATTTATCCGGTTGAAAATAAATCTGGGGACAGCTACAAATTGCTTGATCCAGCTCATTTTAACTTAACAAAAGAAGACTTAGTTCAAATTCCAGCAGAATATGTGTGGGAGGATAAACCTTACTTTTTAAAAAATTCATGGGAAGCCTATCTACATTTGAAAAATGTTTATACAAAGTCGATTGCTTATGAATTTGGCCATATTCATGCTGAAGAAGAAAAGAAATGGTTAGATCAGTACGTTGAGCAAAATCGATTGTCGACTGCGATTTCCAATTCCGAAAAAATCGCACTGTTAGAGCGATTATTTCAGGTGGATAATTTTGAAAAGTTTTTACACAAAACGTTTGTCGGGCAGAAGCGATTTTCTATTGAAGGAATTGATATGTTAGTACCAATGTTAGATAAATTGATTCAAGCGGGAATTGAGGATGGTACGGAAAATATCATGATTGGTATGGCGCATCGAGGTCGGTTAAATGTATTGGCTCATGTTCTAGAAAAGCCATATGAGCTTATCTTTTCTGAATTCCATCACTCTCCTAATAAAGAGTTAATCCCATCTGAGGGTTCACGTGGGATTAACTATGGATGGTCTGGAGATGTAAAGTACCACTTGGGGGCTAATCGAAAGGTCAAGGGTGAAAAAAATAATACCATTCACGTAAGTCTGGCAAATAATCCGAGTCATTTGGAATTTGTGAATCCAGTCGTTCAAGGTGTGACTCGTGCATCTCAGGATAACAGAAAAACAACTGGATTTCCTGACCATAATAAGGAAGCTTCTTTTAGTGTGTTAATCCACGGAGATGCTGCATTTCCTGGCGAAGGGGTCGTTGCTGAGACTCTTAATTTAAGTAGATTAAAGGGGTATGAAACAGGCGGAACGATTCATATTATTGCCAATAACTTACTTGGGTTTACGACGAATTATACCGACTCGCGTTCCACAAAGTATGCAAGCGATTTAGCAAAAGGATTTGAGATTCCGATTATCCATGTGAATGCAGATGACCCTGAGAGTTGTCTCGCTGTCATGATTTTTGCAAACAGATATCGAAAGAAATTTAAAAAGGATATCTTAATCGATTTAATTGGCTATCGTCGCTATGGACACAATGAAATGGATGACCCTAATGTAACACAACCGAAATTATATGAAATCATCAATAAGCACCCTAGGATCGCTAAAAAATATGCAAGTCAGTTAATTTCTGAAAATGTAATATCTGAGAATGTGGCTAAGGAGAAAGAAGAAGCTCACATGAAGCAGCTACAAAAGATTTTTGATGATTTAAAAGTAAAAGATGAAACCGATTTTAAAAAGTCAGCTGTACCTAAAGCTGTTGCTGAAGGTATACCTAAGGTCGATACGACAGTTTCTGAAAGACTACTAAAATCAATGAATACCAATCTTTTAAAATGGCCAGAAACTTTAAATGTATATCCAAAGTTAGAGAAGATTTTAAAAAAGAGAGAAAATGCGTTTGATGAGGGAAGTAAGGTTGATTGGGCGTTAGCGGAAACACTTTCCTTTGGCTCAATCCTATCGGATGGTGTGCCAATACGATTAACGGGTCAAGACAGTGAACGAGGTACTTTTGCGCATCGTCATCTTGTGTTAAACGACCAGGATACGAATGAAAAGTATATCCCTCTACACCATCTTCCCGAGGCGAATGCATCTTTTGCCATCCACAATAGTCCGTTATCAGAGGTTGCAGTACTCGGTTATGAATATGGGTACAGTGTGCAAGCGCCCGATGCCCTTGTCATGTGGGAGGCTCAATTTGGAGACTTTGTCAATGTGGCTCAAGTTATCATTGACCAGTTCATTTCTTCAGGTAGAGCAAAGTGGGGGCAGAAATCAAGTCTTGTCATGCTTTTACCACACGGGTATGAGGGGCAAGGCCCTGAGCATTCGAGTGCAAGGATGGAGCGATTTTTACAAGCAGCAGCTGAAAACAATTGGACAGTTGCAAACGTAACGAGTGCAGCTCAATATTTTCACATATTACGAAGGCAGGCAATGACTTCCAGAATGGAGGAAGCAAGACCACTAATTATTATGACGCCAAAGAGTCTTCTGCGTCATCCGAAGTCAGGATCAGTTGGTTCAGAGTTTAGTAGTGGCGGGTTCAAGTCACTATTGGAGCAGGAGGGAACTGGTTCTACTCCTGAAAAAGTGAAGCGACTAGTACTGTGCAGCGGAAAAGTTGCGGTAGATCTTGCTACAAAAGTTGATGAAATGTCTTCTGTAGAATTGGAATCTGTGCATATTGCACGAATTGAGCAGCTTTATCCGTTTCCAAGGGTTGAGCTAGAAAAATTGATTAAGAGATTTCCTAATTTAGACGAAGTTGTATGGGTTCAAGAAGAGCCGAAGAATATGGGTTCATGGTTGTTTGTTCAGTCAATTTTATCTGAAGTATTGCCTGAGGATTTAACGATAGATTATATTGGTCGACCGGATCGATCAAGTCCAGCAACGGGCGATCCACAGGTTCATAAACAGGAGCAAGCGTGGATTGTTGAAAAAGCATTAACTGTTCATAAAGGTGGGGAAAATAGATGA
- the odhB gene encoding 2-oxoglutarate dehydrogenase complex dihydrolipoyllysine-residue succinyltransferase, which yields MIEIKVPELAESLTEGTIGEWLKKEGDSIEKGEAILELETDKVNIEVTSEHSGVIKELLFQTGDTVEVGQVIARLAEGGSGEVTEEADDAEKVESVEESQSEEKSAAQEDTKRNQPVASPAARKRARELGIDLNEVSGRDPLGRLRVEDVDAHQQTEEKGSGMKEKTTSGNGKSAEKGTKSHVDEKDDNIERIKMSRRRQTIAKRLVEAQQRAAMLTTFNEVDMTAVMDLRSRRKDSFYNKHGVKLGFMSFFTKAVIGALKEFPLLNAEIQGDEILLKKFYDIGIAVSAEEGLVVPVVRDADKLSFAGIEKEIGNLSEKAKTNKLGLQDLQGGTFTITNGGIFGSLFSTPILNTPQVGILGMHSIQKRPIVVDDNDTVEVRPMMYIALSYDHRIVDGKDAVQFLVRIKQLLEDPEDLLLEG from the coding sequence ATGATTGAAATTAAAGTACCGGAATTAGCTGAATCTCTGACAGAAGGAACGATCGGTGAATGGTTAAAAAAAGAAGGTGACTCCATTGAGAAAGGGGAAGCCATTCTTGAACTTGAGACAGATAAAGTAAATATAGAGGTAACTAGTGAGCATAGCGGGGTTATAAAGGAACTACTTTTCCAAACGGGAGATACGGTGGAAGTAGGTCAAGTGATTGCTAGGTTAGCAGAAGGTGGGTCTGGCGAGGTTACTGAAGAAGCAGATGATGCTGAAAAAGTAGAATCTGTAGAAGAATCACAATCGGAAGAAAAGTCAGCAGCACAAGAGGATACAAAACGAAATCAACCAGTTGCATCACCTGCAGCTAGAAAAAGAGCAAGAGAATTAGGAATTGATTTAAATGAAGTTTCCGGGCGAGATCCTTTAGGGCGCCTAAGAGTTGAGGATGTGGATGCTCATCAGCAGACTGAAGAAAAGGGAAGCGGTATGAAGGAGAAGACGACGTCGGGGAATGGAAAGTCTGCGGAAAAAGGAACGAAATCTCATGTTGATGAAAAAGACGATAACATCGAGAGAATTAAAATGTCTAGAAGACGACAAACCATTGCTAAAAGGTTAGTTGAGGCGCAGCAGAGAGCGGCAATGTTAACGACATTTAATGAAGTTGATATGACAGCAGTCATGGATTTACGTAGCAGACGGAAGGATTCCTTCTATAACAAGCACGGTGTAAAACTTGGGTTCATGTCATTTTTCACAAAAGCAGTTATTGGAGCTCTTAAGGAGTTTCCATTATTGAATGCAGAAATTCAAGGAGATGAGATTCTTCTTAAGAAGTTTTATGATATTGGAATAGCTGTGTCAGCGGAAGAGGGATTAGTTGTTCCAGTTGTTAGAGATGCAGATAAATTAAGTTTTGCGGGGATTGAAAAGGAGATTGGGAATCTTTCGGAAAAAGCAAAAACAAATAAGTTAGGATTACAGGACCTTCAAGGGGGAACCTTTACAATCACAAATGGTGGCATATTTGGATCACTCTTCTCAACACCGATTTTAAATACGCCACAGGTTGGAATACTAGGGATGCACTCAATTCAAAAACGTCCGATTGTTGTGGATGATAACGACACAGTCGAGGTTAGACCAATGATGTATATCGCACTATCCTACGACCACCGCATCGTCGATGGAAAAGACGCAGTCCAGTTCCTCGTTCGAATCAAACAACTACTCGAAGACCCGGAAGACTTACTGTTGGAAGGATAA
- a CDS encoding MFS transporter codes for MTADQRKKMIILMINMFIAIGSFGIIIPILPAYLVSINQGGTAAGLMIAIFAGAQFIFSPIAGKWADQYGRRKMIIYGLAGLTLSMFVFYAVDSIWLLYASRVIGGIGAALLIPAIFAYVADITTLEQRAKGNSWVSASMSLGIVVGPGIGGFLADFGLKFPFLISAIVSLVSVVFSMLVLKETERTQNAQAFAMPHADEPMFKKLIQSVKMPFFIPLIITLVMSFGLMAYESVLGLFVDNQFGATPQDIAFMVTSTGIVSVIVQLFVVDRIVRSFGEVKVLNMFIAVAAFGFFLSLFANSYGMFFVISLIIFLATSILRPVLNTLISKLAGDQQGFAMGMNNAYMSIGNVLGPTLAGMLYDIKITYPFVLGLVLLAITFSITLLWQKQTYKNNTHLKPEKI; via the coding sequence ATGACAGCAGATCAACGAAAAAAGATGATCATTCTTATGATCAATATGTTTATAGCGATTGGTAGTTTCGGGATCATTATTCCAATTTTACCTGCATACTTAGTTTCTATTAACCAAGGTGGAACAGCGGCGGGCTTAATGATTGCCATTTTTGCTGGAGCACAGTTTATCTTTTCACCTATAGCTGGTAAATGGGCCGATCAGTATGGCCGTCGAAAAATGATCATTTACGGATTAGCCGGGTTAACCCTTTCCATGTTCGTATTCTACGCGGTTGATTCTATTTGGTTGTTGTATGCTTCTCGCGTAATCGGTGGAATAGGAGCGGCGTTACTCATCCCTGCAATTTTTGCATATGTAGCAGATATCACTACTCTTGAACAACGTGCCAAAGGTAATAGCTGGGTTTCCGCTTCCATGTCACTAGGGATAGTAGTAGGACCAGGTATCGGTGGCTTTTTAGCAGATTTCGGATTAAAATTTCCTTTCCTAATCTCTGCGATTGTTTCACTTGTATCAGTGGTATTCTCTATGTTGGTTTTAAAAGAAACAGAAAGAACACAAAATGCTCAAGCCTTTGCTATGCCACATGCAGATGAACCAATGTTTAAAAAACTAATTCAATCAGTAAAAATGCCATTTTTTATTCCTCTCATTATCACCTTGGTTATGAGTTTCGGGCTAATGGCATATGAATCTGTCCTAGGATTATTTGTAGACAATCAATTTGGAGCAACTCCACAAGATATTGCCTTCATGGTTACATCGACTGGTATCGTAAGTGTAATCGTCCAACTATTTGTCGTTGACCGCATCGTTCGTTCTTTTGGAGAAGTAAAGGTACTTAATATGTTTATTGCAGTTGCTGCTTTTGGTTTCTTCCTATCTTTATTTGCTAATAGCTACGGAATGTTCTTTGTAATTTCTCTAATTATCTTCCTAGCAACATCCATTCTTCGCCCAGTGTTGAACACCCTTATTTCGAAATTAGCAGGTGATCAACAAGGCTTTGCAATGGGAATGAACAATGCATATATGAGTATCGGAAACGTGTTAGGACCAACCCTTGCTGGGATGCTCTATGATATAAAAATTACGTATCCTTTTGTCTTAGGCTTGGTGCTTCTGGCAATTACATTCTCAATCACCCTTCTATGGCAAAAACAAACCTATAAAAACAACACACATCTTAAACCTGAAAAAATATAA
- a CDS encoding PaaI family thioesterase encodes MGELEVVKAIQDDYPEEFAWCYGCGRMNEDGHKFRTGWLDERTVTVYKPKPEHMAIPGFVYGGLLASLIDCHGTGSAALALHRKNGHEVGDGAEPPRFVTGSLHVDFLKPTPEGIPLKAVGTIHEIHPKKWRVETEVFAGDTLCAKGEVIAVVMPSTFAVK; translated from the coding sequence TTGGGAGAATTAGAAGTTGTTAAAGCAATACAGGATGATTATCCTGAGGAATTTGCATGGTGTTACGGCTGTGGACGAATGAATGAAGATGGTCACAAGTTTCGTACAGGGTGGCTTGATGAGAGAACAGTAACCGTTTACAAACCAAAACCGGAACATATGGCCATTCCAGGATTTGTTTACGGGGGACTGCTTGCTTCCTTGATTGATTGCCACGGTACAGGTTCAGCAGCACTTGCCTTACATAGGAAAAATGGACATGAAGTCGGTGATGGGGCAGAACCACCACGCTTTGTCACAGGTTCACTGCACGTCGACTTTCTAAAACCAACTCCAGAAGGTATACCCTTAAAAGCAGTGGGAACGATTCATGAAATTCACCCGAAAAAGTGGAGAGTTGAAACAGAAGTGTTTGCTGGGGACACTCTTTGTGCAAAAGG